The following proteins are encoded in a genomic region of Xanthomonas citri pv. mangiferaeindicae:
- a CDS encoding cytochrome o ubiquinol oxidase subunit I produces the protein MSAPQDQLTSPWLGRLSLESLAFLHDPILAATFIGTALGGIALLVLVTRYRLWGYLWKEWFTSIDHKKIGIMYCILALVMLLRGFSDALLMRAHQALASGGGEGFLPPHHYDQIFTAHGVIMIFFVAMPLVTGLMNYIVPLQIGARDVSFPFLNNFSFWMTTAGAVLIMLSLFVGEFARTGWLAYPPLSGADYSPGVGMDYYLWGLQVAGVGTTLSGINLIVTIVKMRAPGMKYMRMPIFTWTSLCTNILIVATFPILTATLALLTMDRYVGTNFFTNDLGGSPMMYVNLIWIWGHPEVYILVLPAFGIFSEVVSTYCGKRLFGYTSMVYATAVITILSYLVWLHHFFTMGSGASVNAFFGITTMIISIPTGAKIFNWLFTMYKGRIRFDVPMLWTIGFMFTFVIGGMTGVLLAVPPADFVLHNSLFLIAHFHNTIIGGVVFGLFAGMVYWFPKAFGFKLDEFWGKVSFWCWLTGFWVAFTPLYIMGLMGVTRRLSQFEDTSLHLFFVVAAIGAALVAAGIGAFIMSIVQAVRKRKALRDVTGDPWDGRTLEWSTSSPPPAYNFAFTPVVHEIDAWADMKRHGYKRPLAGFVPIHMPRNTGAGVVLSAISVALAFGLIWHIWWLAGVSFVALVVAAIAHTFNYDREYYIPAQDVIDTEEQRTRDLAQQAL, from the coding sequence ATGTCCGCACCCCAGGACCAACTCACCTCACCATGGCTCGGGCGTCTTTCGCTCGAGTCCCTGGCCTTCCTCCACGACCCGATCCTCGCGGCGACCTTCATCGGCACCGCGCTCGGCGGCATCGCGCTGCTCGTGCTCGTCACCCGGTACCGCCTCTGGGGCTACCTGTGGAAGGAGTGGTTCACCAGCATCGACCACAAGAAGATCGGGATCATGTACTGCATCCTGGCGCTGGTGATGCTGCTGCGCGGCTTCTCCGACGCGCTGCTGATGCGCGCCCACCAGGCCCTGGCCTCGGGCGGCGGCGAGGGCTTCCTGCCCCCGCACCACTACGATCAGATCTTCACCGCCCACGGCGTGATCATGATCTTCTTCGTGGCGATGCCGCTGGTGACCGGCCTGATGAACTACATCGTGCCGCTGCAGATCGGCGCGCGCGACGTCTCGTTCCCGTTCCTCAACAACTTCAGCTTCTGGATGACCACCGCCGGTGCGGTGCTGATCATGCTGTCGCTGTTCGTCGGTGAGTTCGCGCGGACCGGTTGGCTGGCCTACCCGCCGTTGTCGGGCGCCGACTACAGTCCAGGCGTCGGCATGGACTACTACCTATGGGGGCTCCAGGTCGCCGGTGTCGGTACGACACTGTCGGGCATCAACCTGATCGTGACGATCGTCAAGATGCGTGCGCCGGGCATGAAGTACATGCGCATGCCGATCTTCACCTGGACCTCGCTGTGCACCAACATCCTGATCGTCGCGACATTCCCGATCCTGACGGCGACGCTGGCGCTGCTGACGATGGACCGCTACGTCGGCACCAATTTCTTCACCAACGACTTGGGCGGCAGCCCAATGATGTACGTGAACCTGATCTGGATCTGGGGCCATCCGGAGGTCTACATCCTGGTACTGCCGGCCTTCGGCATCTTCTCCGAGGTCGTGTCCACGTACTGCGGCAAGCGGCTGTTCGGCTACACATCGATGGTCTACGCGACCGCAGTCATCACGATCCTGTCGTACCTGGTGTGGCTGCACCACTTCTTCACGATGGGCTCGGGCGCAAGCGTCAATGCGTTCTTCGGCATCACCACGATGATCATTTCGATCCCCACGGGCGCAAAGATCTTCAATTGGCTGTTCACGATGTACAAGGGACGGATCCGCTTCGACGTCCCGATGCTGTGGACGATCGGCTTCATGTTCACCTTCGTCATCGGTGGCATGACCGGTGTGCTGCTCGCAGTGCCGCCGGCCGACTTCGTGCTGCACAACAGCCTGTTCCTGATCGCCCACTTCCATAACACCATCATCGGCGGCGTGGTCTTCGGCCTGTTCGCCGGCATGGTGTACTGGTTCCCGAAGGCGTTCGGCTTCAAGCTCGACGAGTTCTGGGGCAAGGTGTCGTTCTGGTGCTGGCTGACCGGCTTCTGGGTCGCGTTCACCCCGCTCTACATCATGGGTCTGATGGGTGTGACCCGCCGTCTGAGCCAGTTCGAGGACACCTCGCTGCATCTGTTCTTCGTGGTCGCGGCGATCGGCGCGGCGCTGGTCGCGGCCGGCATCGGCGCGTTCATCATGTCGATCGTCCAGGCCGTGCGGAAGCGCAAGGCGCTGCGCGATGTCACCGGCGATCCCTGGGACGGCCGCACGCTGGAGTGGTCGACCTCCTCGCCCCCGCCGGCCTACAACTTCGCCTTCACCCCAGTGGTCCATGAGATCGATGCCTGGGCGGATATGAAGCGTCACGGCTACAAACGTCCGCTCGCCGGTTTCGTTCCGATCCACATGCCGCGCAACACCGGTGCGGGCGTGGTGCTCTCGGCGATCAGTGTCGCCCTGGCCTTCGGCCTGATCTGGCACATCTGGTGGCTGGCGGGCGTGTCGTTCGTGGCATTGGTGGTCGCGGCGATCGCGCACACCTTCAACTACGACCGCGAGTACTACATCCCCGCCCAGGACGTGATCGACACCGAGGAACAACGCACGCGCGATCTCGCGCAGCAGGCGCTCTGA
- a CDS encoding cytochrome o ubiquinol oxidase subunit III — MAHSIQPTSGDTARVYHVIEDPHAHDGHEHHPETGTNLGFWIYLMSDCLIFAILFAIYAVLGRNYAAGPSPADLFDLKLILVATFMLLFSSITYGFAMLNSYKQNIRGTIVWLLVTGLFGLGFLGIELYEFHHLAHLGATPQRSAFLSSFFTLVGTHGLHVTFGLIWLVTLVFQLRKHGLNAANHRRLMCLSMFWHFLDVIWIGVFSYVYLMGVVG; from the coding sequence ATGGCACACAGCATTCAACCCACTTCCGGCGACACCGCCCGCGTTTACCACGTGATCGAGGATCCCCATGCCCATGACGGGCATGAGCATCACCCCGAGACCGGGACCAACCTCGGCTTCTGGATCTACCTGATGAGCGACTGCCTCATCTTCGCGATCCTGTTCGCCATCTACGCCGTGCTCGGCCGCAACTACGCGGCCGGCCCGTCGCCGGCCGACCTGTTCGACCTGAAGCTGATCCTGGTCGCGACGTTCATGCTGCTGTTCTCGTCGATCACCTACGGGTTCGCGATGCTGAACTCGTACAAGCAGAACATCCGCGGCACGATCGTCTGGCTGCTGGTGACCGGCCTGTTCGGCCTGGGCTTTCTGGGCATCGAGCTCTACGAGTTCCACCATCTCGCCCACCTGGGCGCGACCCCGCAGCGCAGCGCGTTCCTGTCGTCGTTCTTCACGCTGGTCGGCACCCACGGCCTGCACGTGACGTTCGGCCTGATCTGGCTGGTGACCCTGGTGTTCCAGCTGCGCAAGCACGGGCTCAACGCCGCCAACCACCGCCGTCTGATGTGCCTGTCGATGTTCTGGCACTTCCTGGATGTGATCTGGATCGGCGTGTTCTCGTATGTGTACCTGATGGGAGTCGTGGGATGA
- a CDS encoding cytochrome o ubiquinol oxidase subunit IV, which yields MSTETNHHPAHEAAHDAHGHGSMRDYVIGFVLSVILTVIPFWLVMGEVIESRVWTVALIMVFGAIQIVVHMIYFLHMNRKSEGGWILMSLLFTGIIIVIALVGSLWVMYHLNYNMMPMSPEQMRVAP from the coding sequence ATGAGCACCGAAACCAACCACCACCCCGCCCACGAGGCGGCGCACGACGCGCACGGCCACGGCAGCATGCGCGACTATGTGATCGGCTTCGTGCTGTCGGTGATCCTCACCGTCATCCCGTTCTGGCTGGTCATGGGCGAGGTGATCGAGAGCCGCGTCTGGACGGTCGCACTGATCATGGTGTTCGGCGCCATCCAGATCGTCGTGCACATGATCTACTTCCTGCACATGAACCGGAAATCGGAGGGCGGCTGGATCCTGATGTCGCTGTTGTTCACCGGCATCATCATCGTCATCGCGCTGGTCGGCTCGTTGTGGGTCATGTACCACCTCAACTACAACATGATGCCGATGTCGCCCGAGCAGATGCGCGTCGCGCCCTGA
- a CDS encoding Fe-S cluster assembly protein HesB: MAIALAPAALERARRFLAASPDALGLRFGVTRTGCSGWGYVVDLAHEERPGDAVCEQDGVRIYVDAQSQPMVDGTEIDFEQKGLNQEFVFRNPNAAAECGCGESFTTDPGKA; the protein is encoded by the coding sequence ATGGCCATCGCACTCGCTCCCGCCGCCCTCGAACGGGCCCGCCGCTTCCTCGCCGCCAGCCCCGACGCACTCGGGCTGCGCTTCGGCGTGACCAGGACCGGCTGCTCGGGCTGGGGCTATGTCGTCGACCTCGCCCACGAGGAACGGCCGGGGGACGCGGTCTGCGAACAGGACGGCGTACGGATCTACGTCGATGCGCAGAGCCAGCCGATGGTCGACGGCACCGAGATCGATTTCGAGCAGAAGGGGTTGAATCAGGAATTCGTGTTCCGCAATCCCAATGCGGCCGCCGAGTGCGGTTGCGGCGAGAGCTTCACGACCGATCCGGGCAAGGCCTGA